In Paraflavitalea devenefica, the following are encoded in one genomic region:
- a CDS encoding AraC family transcriptional regulator: MTTEIKTYNFKKGLPQEFEIVDLSKFYKRNFDILTTVHRTGFYQIIWFQNGNPTLWVDFKAVHIQPNTVLFLNKDVVKQLADKTPFEGISILFTDSFYCQTEIDTRYLRNTILFNDLLSVSQIQVQKQIQLFAGLVQQMIGELNHTKDNFQEDILQNLLHNFLLHAERIRRTQGFTEIKKGADLDYVMLFKDLLEAHYKEQKQVSYYARQILITEKRLNQATTKVLGKTPKEIIDDRIMLEAKRLLAHTNESIKEVGFSLGFEEPTNFIKYFKKHALTTPTEFRENLRLD; this comes from the coding sequence ATGACTACAGAAATCAAAACATACAACTTCAAAAAAGGACTTCCACAAGAATTTGAAATTGTGGACTTGTCTAAATTCTACAAACGAAACTTCGACATCCTAACCACCGTACACCGCACCGGGTTCTATCAAATAATTTGGTTTCAAAATGGCAATCCAACACTTTGGGTCGACTTTAAAGCTGTCCATATACAGCCAAACACTGTTTTGTTTTTAAATAAAGACGTGGTAAAACAATTGGCCGACAAAACACCTTTTGAAGGTATTTCTATCCTGTTTACCGATAGCTTTTACTGTCAAACAGAAATAGACACCAGGTATTTGAGGAATACTATTTTGTTTAACGACCTGCTTTCAGTGTCGCAAATACAGGTTCAAAAGCAAATACAATTGTTTGCCGGTTTAGTGCAGCAAATGATCGGGGAGCTCAATCACACAAAAGACAATTTTCAGGAAGACATCTTACAAAACCTGCTGCATAATTTCCTTTTGCATGCAGAAAGAATAAGGCGAACACAAGGATTTACTGAAATTAAAAAAGGTGCTGACCTTGATTATGTAATGTTGTTTAAAGACCTTTTGGAAGCACATTATAAAGAGCAAAAACAGGTCAGTTATTATGCCAGACAGATCCTTATTACAGAGAAACGCCTTAACCAGGCTACAACAAAGGTTTTGGGTAAAACACCAAAAGAAATAATTGATGACAGAATAATGCTGGAAGCCAAAAGACTATTGGCACATACCAACGAAAGCATAAAAGAGGTTGGCTTTTCTTTGGGTTTTGAAGAGCCGACTAACTTTATTAAATACTTCAAAAAACACGCCCTGACGACGCCTACTGAATTTCGGGAGAATCTCAGGTTGGACTAA
- a CDS encoding T9SS type A sorting domain-containing protein gives MIRTRLSVTLTLLLVGIVLQSSAQVVFNETFGQTTTRQTSPYMPSGSYTWADPNGTTNQKQIENNCYAVIAPANIRDAWPVPGWWFWTGPEPIGNTWGGANNPATPNGNADHTGDLNGAVLAINAGTILDGFYRRTATLTPGNTYRLSAWMYLVNPSSMVSMQLLDPEDADILGSYTSPFFGSAGSWQQIVYEFTFPASCASMGRDVIVYMANGLSNNSGNDYYIDDIVLETIPFTGANAIACPDVLLALSRIDLVARVNTDEVAVSWTVDDESDVLYYEVQKSTNGTTFETIHKATVTAVNQSRTYKYNDLLYPSMMGYTTNRVYYRIKAVKQTGSYRLSTIVPVTIGKSNDGIAIYPQPASSTGTVYIAWANQATMTIRIVDMSGRVVKVINNAGGSGVGISDLKRGMYVVELTNTSTYTVTSQKLQVR, from the coding sequence ATGATCCGTACCCGTTTATCCGTTACGCTTACCCTTTTGTTGGTAGGTATTGTTTTACAAAGTTCTGCGCAGGTCGTTTTTAATGAAACCTTCGGCCAGACAACTACCCGGCAAACTTCGCCATATATGCCTTCTGGCTCTTATACCTGGGCAGATCCCAATGGCACCACCAACCAAAAACAGATAGAAAACAATTGCTATGCAGTGATTGCTCCGGCCAATATACGCGACGCATGGCCTGTACCCGGCTGGTGGTTCTGGACCGGACCCGAACCCATCGGTAACACCTGGGGTGGCGCCAACAATCCTGCTACGCCCAATGGCAATGCAGACCATACAGGTGACCTGAATGGAGCTGTGCTGGCAATTAATGCAGGAACCATCCTGGACGGTTTCTATCGCCGGACAGCCACCCTGACTCCCGGTAACACGTACCGTTTATCGGCCTGGATGTACCTCGTGAATCCTTCCTCGATGGTGTCTATGCAGCTCCTTGATCCGGAAGATGCCGATATCTTGGGATCGTATACTTCTCCCTTTTTTGGTTCCGCCGGAAGCTGGCAGCAGATCGTGTACGAATTTACCTTTCCTGCCTCCTGCGCCAGCATGGGCCGGGATGTAATTGTTTATATGGCTAATGGGCTCAGCAACAACAGTGGCAATGATTATTACATTGACGATATTGTTTTGGAAACGATCCCTTTCACGGGCGCCAATGCGATCGCCTGTCCCGACGTACTGCTGGCATTAAGCCGGATTGATCTGGTGGCCAGAGTAAACACTGATGAAGTAGCTGTTTCCTGGACCGTGGATGACGAGTCGGATGTACTGTATTATGAAGTGCAGAAAAGCACCAACGGGACCACTTTTGAAACGATTCATAAAGCAACTGTCACAGCGGTGAACCAGTCCAGAACTTATAAGTACAACGACCTGTTGTACCCATCAATGATGGGCTATACAACCAACCGTGTGTATTACCGGATAAAGGCAGTTAAGCAAACCGGTAGTTACCGGCTAAGTACCATTGTTCCGGTAACGATCGGAAAAAGCAATGATGGCATCGCCATTTATCCGCAGCCCGCATCCAGCACAGGTACTGTGTATATTGCCTGGGCGAACCAGGCAACCATGACCATCCGGATTGTTGATATGTCGGGCAGGGTGGTCAAAGTAATCAACAATGCTGGTGGTAGCGGCGTCGGAATAAGTGACCTTAAGCGTGGGATGTATGTGGTAGAACTGACAAATACCAGTACCTACACAGTGACCAGCCAGAAGTTGCAGGTCAGGTAA